A single genomic interval of Chloracidobacterium validum harbors:
- a CDS encoding uroporphyrinogen-III synthase yields MLITRAAHQAAAFVTLLEQYGAQVTSLPTIAIAEPTSWAALDSALQRLRDQAAGTARHYDWLCFTSANAVEFFLKRLRSHGADVGLLTDLPVCAIGKATAGVARDAGLSVALIPAQFNAEGVVESFVDFHGGQVAGLRVLLPRARVARETIPEAFAALGVKLEVVEAYQTVRATFEPELWARRLAAGEFDAVTFASASAVTQFAEAFPDHNLEELLARTQVACIGPVTRRAAEELGLTVAVEPTEATLPALAAALAEHFLSQDLNPDT; encoded by the coding sequence GTGCTGATCACACGCGCGGCCCACCAGGCGGCCGCGTTTGTCACGTTACTGGAGCAGTATGGCGCCCAAGTAACCTCACTCCCCACGATTGCCATTGCCGAACCGACCAGTTGGGCGGCGCTGGATAGCGCCCTTCAGCGCCTGCGCGACCAAGCGGCGGGAACGGCACGCCACTACGACTGGCTATGTTTTACCAGTGCCAATGCCGTTGAGTTTTTCCTGAAACGCCTTCGGTCGCATGGGGCGGATGTCGGGCTACTGACCGATTTACCCGTCTGCGCAATCGGCAAGGCAACGGCCGGCGTGGCACGTGACGCCGGGCTTTCGGTGGCGCTCATCCCGGCGCAGTTCAATGCCGAGGGCGTCGTGGAAAGCTTCGTGGACTTCCACGGCGGGCAGGTGGCGGGGTTGCGGGTCTTGCTTCCACGGGCGCGGGTGGCGCGTGAGACAATCCCGGAAGCGTTCGCCGCGCTGGGCGTGAAGCTTGAGGTGGTTGAGGCCTACCAGACGGTCCGGGCCACATTTGAGCCTGAGCTGTGGGCGCGGCGCTTGGCAGCCGGTGAGTTTGATGCCGTGACGTTTGCCAGCGCTTCGGCGGTCACGCAGTTTGCCGAGGCTTTTCCTGACCACAACCTGGAAGAGCTACTGGCGCGAACCCAGGTCGCCTGCATTGGGCCTGTCACCCGCCGCGCCGCCGAGGAACTTGGCCTCACCGTTGCTGTCGAACCGACCGAGGCTACGCTGCCAGCCCTAGCCGCGGCGCTGGCAGAACACTTTCTATCTCAAGACCTCAACCCAGATACCTGA
- a CDS encoding pyridoxal-phosphate dependent enzyme — protein MADVNDFTIAHITAAQARIAPHVHRTPVLTSRTLDARAGASVFLKAENFQRGGSFKVRGAMNCLATLPSGARARGVVAFSSGNHAQGVALAAQTFGVPATIVMPTDAPRTKVAGTESYGARIVYYDRQHEDREAIAYRLAEERGATVIPPYDHYAVMAGQGTAALELLAEVGWLDALLVPVGGGGLLSGCATVAKTWFPDMAIYGVEAELAQDTYQSVRAGRRISISPPATIADGMRNLAPGKLTFPIIQQTVTDILLVSEDEIRAAVSFLLTRLKIAVEPTGAVGVAALLAGKVPVQGKRVGVMLSGGNLDAQQLIDCLNC, from the coding sequence ATGGCAGATGTAAACGATTTCACCATTGCGCATATCACGGCGGCGCAGGCGCGGATTGCTCCCCACGTTCATCGGACGCCAGTGCTTACCTCGCGCACGCTCGATGCGCGCGCGGGCGCGAGTGTTTTTCTCAAAGCAGAAAACTTCCAGCGTGGTGGCTCGTTCAAGGTGCGCGGTGCCATGAACTGTCTGGCGACGCTGCCATCGGGCGCGCGGGCGCGGGGCGTGGTGGCCTTTTCATCCGGCAACCATGCCCAGGGGGTTGCCCTGGCCGCCCAAACCTTTGGCGTGCCAGCCACGATTGTCATGCCCACGGATGCGCCAAGAACAAAAGTTGCCGGCACCGAAAGCTATGGCGCGCGCATCGTTTACTATGACCGGCAACATGAAGACCGGGAAGCCATTGCCTACCGCCTGGCGGAAGAACGTGGCGCCACGGTGATTCCGCCTTACGATCACTATGCCGTCATGGCCGGCCAGGGGACGGCCGCCCTTGAACTCCTGGCGGAGGTCGGATGGCTCGATGCGCTGCTCGTTCCCGTTGGCGGTGGCGGACTCCTCAGCGGATGCGCTACCGTGGCCAAAACCTGGTTTCCCGATATGGCCATTTATGGCGTCGAGGCCGAACTCGCTCAGGACACCTATCAATCAGTTCGGGCAGGCAGACGAATCTCGATTTCCCCACCCGCCACCATTGCGGACGGCATGCGCAACCTCGCGCCCGGAAAGTTGACGTTTCCGATCATCCAGCAGACGGTGACCGATATTTTGCTTGTCTCAGAGGATGAAATCCGGGCCGCGGTCAGCTTTTTGTTGACCCGTCTCAAGATCGCCGTTGAGCCAACTGGCGCGGTTGGAGTAGCCGCGCTCCTGGCAGGCAAAGTTCCAGTGCAGGGAAAGCGCGTTGGGGTTATGCTTTCGGGTGGCAACCTGGATGCTCAACAACTGATAGATTGCCTGAACTGTTGA
- a CDS encoding FxLYD domain-containing protein → MGGPMLLIEQDLETDIQNIPNYAVQVEACVAQRLASGDVRITGTVVNTGLTRLQTPYLYFTVHDRFGTLLREEVAAAGVKAIQGGEEIAIEILIPDCSTSAACVRVLASI, encoded by the coding sequence ATGGGCGGGCCAATGTTACTTATCGAGCAGGACCTTGAAACCGATATTCAAAATATTCCCAACTATGCCGTGCAAGTGGAAGCTTGTGTTGCCCAGCGATTGGCATCGGGCGATGTGCGTATTACGGGAACGGTGGTGAATACCGGATTGACGCGCTTGCAGACACCTTACCTATATTTTACCGTCCACGATCGATTTGGAACGCTGCTGCGGGAAGAAGTCGCCGCGGCGGGCGTCAAGGCCATCCAGGGTGGCGAGGAAATTGCCATCGAGATTCTGATTCCAGATTGCTCGACCAGTGCCGCCTGTGTCCGGGTGCTGGCCTCCATTTGA